One region of Metallosphaera sedula DSM 5348 genomic DNA includes:
- a CDS encoding peptidase U32 family protein encodes MRLVVGTNFDDELIGKIKEYPVSHIFGSHTKTLTGHGRASFILPQVDDERFKAHLDVVHEAGIKFLYTMNTATLNGGEYSEKFVKRLSEEIERLVGFGVDGFVVALPFLVRLIKREHPELEVSISSYARVYNIREVENFMELGADTVILHEDDNRNFRLLRSLQKLQRRVDFELITNNSCLWGCVYRRTHDIVSSQSSVEGGIEAWFEYPILFCATDVRNDLANIIRMRWIRPEDLVVYEGLGFDRFKIAGRNKRTEWLVRAVKAYANRKYDGNLLDIVSYPQGRAVPKVMEKVGGPKDYDVLKEVYVDNTKFPPNWLSFFRYNQCEERSCSECGYCTAVAREVMRVEGKEISELDLGKIQAPIDLIPRFGGNG; translated from the coding sequence ATGAGGCTCGTTGTAGGAACAAATTTCGACGATGAACTCATAGGGAAAATAAAGGAATACCCAGTTAGCCACATCTTTGGGAGTCACACAAAAACCTTGACGGGACACGGGAGAGCTTCCTTCATCCTCCCACAGGTTGACGATGAGAGGTTCAAGGCCCATCTCGACGTCGTGCATGAGGCTGGAATAAAGTTCCTTTATACCATGAATACTGCTACGCTGAACGGTGGGGAATACTCTGAGAAGTTCGTGAAGAGGTTATCAGAGGAAATTGAAAGACTCGTGGGTTTCGGAGTAGATGGCTTCGTCGTGGCTCTACCCTTTCTAGTCAGGTTAATAAAGAGGGAGCATCCGGAGTTGGAGGTGTCTATCTCGTCCTACGCTAGAGTCTACAATATCAGGGAGGTTGAGAACTTCATGGAACTTGGGGCGGACACGGTGATACTTCACGAGGACGATAACAGGAACTTCAGGTTGTTGAGATCTCTACAGAAGTTACAGAGGAGGGTTGATTTCGAGCTTATTACCAACAATTCTTGCCTTTGGGGTTGCGTCTATAGGAGAACGCATGATATAGTCTCGTCACAGAGCTCAGTTGAGGGGGGAATAGAGGCGTGGTTTGAGTATCCCATTCTCTTCTGTGCTACAGACGTTAGGAACGACTTGGCTAACATCATTAGGATGAGATGGATAAGGCCAGAGGACCTGGTAGTATATGAAGGCCTGGGATTTGATAGGTTCAAAATTGCGGGAAGGAACAAGAGGACAGAGTGGTTAGTTAGGGCGGTAAAAGCTTACGCCAACAGGAAGTACGACGGCAACTTGCTGGACATAGTCAGCTACCCTCAGGGAAGGGCTGTCCCGAAGGTAATGGAGAAGGTGGGAGGTCCTAAGGATTATGACGTGTTAAAGGAGGTTTACGTGGATAACACAAAGTTTCCGCCCAATTGGCTGAGCTTTTTCAGGTATAACCAATGCGAGGAGAGATCTTGCTCAGAGTGCGGTTACTGCACTGCAGTGGCAAGGGAAGTTATGAGGGTTGAGGGGAAAGAGATCTCTGAACTTGACTTAGGGAAGATTCAAGCGCCCATAGATCTAATTCCGAGGTTTGGTGGAAATGGTTAG
- a CDS encoding ABC transporter permease, which produces MWDLISYELRRSVARKKVISLITITVLFEVGVYVALSQIRSPRIEELIAPISPILWLAGVLLPQSLLLHFIAISIASGSLSEEYEQGTVDFFLTKSITRLKFGLSKLVGGYILVAGIYLLMVLLAVSLSNLLFGAQTDLEYLPGLVGSVIFSSLTFFSVAFMSGELLRRSSLAFLVSSSVLIGSILIGAVLVFVARLTNDPVFNSIAIALPSWGATELPFLYAGTIPNASLIVQALEIFPAIPGTGIDAVVLTLGYSLISLILAFMSLLSRDIPKRVP; this is translated from the coding sequence ATGTGGGATCTAATCTCCTATGAACTTAGGAGGTCAGTGGCAAGGAAGAAGGTGATCTCCCTAATCACGATAACGGTTCTCTTTGAGGTAGGGGTTTATGTGGCTCTATCACAGATCCGAAGTCCAAGGATAGAGGAGCTAATTGCTCCCATATCGCCCATACTTTGGTTGGCCGGAGTTCTCCTACCTCAAAGTTTGCTATTACACTTCATTGCCATCTCTATTGCCTCGGGATCTCTCTCGGAGGAGTACGAACAAGGAACTGTGGACTTCTTTCTTACGAAGTCTATAACTAGGTTAAAGTTTGGGTTGAGTAAGTTAGTGGGAGGTTACATTCTAGTTGCAGGAATATATCTCCTGATGGTTCTACTTGCGGTATCACTTTCGAATTTATTATTTGGGGCGCAGACCGACCTTGAGTATCTCCCCGGCTTAGTTGGCTCAGTCATATTCTCCTCATTGACCTTCTTCAGTGTCGCCTTCATGTCAGGAGAACTTCTAAGAAGGAGTAGCCTAGCGTTCTTAGTCTCCAGTTCCGTGCTAATAGGTTCCATCCTCATTGGGGCAGTCCTAGTTTTCGTGGCACGGCTCACCAATGATCCAGTGTTCAACTCCATAGCCATAGCTCTTCCCTCGTGGGGAGCCACGGAGTTACCTTTCCTTTACGCTGGTACCATTCCTAACGCCTCACTTATAGTTCAAGCACTTGAAATTTTCCCTGCGATACCTGGAACGGGGATAGATGCGGTGGTATTAACCCTGGGATATTCCTTGATTTCACTAATCCTCGCGTTCATGAGTTTGCTATCGAGGGATATACCCAAAAGAGTCCCGTGA
- a CDS encoding transketolase C-terminal domain-containing protein, translated as MQKASTKNVVKAMVGNHAVAYAVMQAKPQVLAVYPITPQTTMLEKLSEYVDSGKLKARMIRVESEHSAMASIYGAALAGARVFTATASQGLLYMTEMIYWAGGQRVPIVAAVATRAIASPWSILDDHQDFVSKRDAIWIQMMAENVQEAYDLTLQAFRISENSNVLLPVMMGFDGFILTHTMERVEVLPDDVVDSFIPPREFNLVDFTDPVGIGPVATPDDYIFFRHQAQKAMERAKGVIDEVGRGFEELTGRRYGTTECYLCDDADYLVISMGAWTGDARVAVDRVRGKGIRAGLLKIRAFRPFPREVVRSAVRKVRGVMVLDRAVSYGSGGVLGIEVKSASYGLDVPIHNVIAGLGGKDVRPMHIEKALEDLSVGGLEEERWLL; from the coding sequence ATGCAGAAGGCTTCCACCAAAAACGTGGTTAAGGCAATGGTGGGAAATCACGCAGTAGCTTACGCCGTTATGCAGGCGAAACCTCAGGTACTGGCAGTTTACCCAATAACTCCACAGACTACGATGCTTGAGAAGCTCTCAGAGTACGTGGATTCTGGCAAGTTAAAGGCCAGAATGATCAGGGTAGAGAGCGAGCACTCAGCCATGGCCTCAATATACGGGGCTGCACTGGCGGGAGCGAGGGTGTTCACTGCGACTGCCTCTCAGGGTCTACTCTACATGACCGAAATGATATACTGGGCTGGTGGTCAGAGGGTCCCCATAGTGGCAGCTGTGGCCACAAGGGCAATCGCCTCACCCTGGTCCATCCTCGATGATCATCAAGACTTCGTAAGCAAGAGGGATGCCATATGGATTCAAATGATGGCTGAGAACGTCCAGGAGGCCTACGACCTGACACTTCAGGCCTTCAGGATATCGGAGAACAGCAACGTTCTCCTCCCAGTTATGATGGGGTTTGACGGCTTTATCCTCACGCATACCATGGAGAGAGTCGAGGTGTTACCCGATGACGTGGTAGATTCCTTCATCCCTCCAAGGGAATTCAATCTGGTGGATTTCACTGACCCGGTGGGAATAGGACCTGTGGCGACGCCCGACGACTACATTTTCTTCAGGCATCAGGCTCAGAAAGCTATGGAGAGAGCCAAGGGCGTCATAGATGAGGTGGGAAGGGGATTTGAGGAGTTGACAGGGAGGAGATATGGGACTACGGAGTGCTATCTCTGCGACGATGCGGACTACCTGGTAATATCCATGGGAGCATGGACTGGTGACGCAAGGGTTGCCGTGGATAGGGTGAGGGGGAAGGGGATTAGGGCTGGTCTTCTGAAGATTAGGGCGTTTAGGCCCTTCCCCAGGGAAGTGGTTAGGAGCGCCGTGAGGAAAGTGAGGGGAGTTATGGTCCTAGATAGGGCCGTTTCCTATGGTTCCGGAGGTGTTTTGGGCATTGAGGTGAAGTCTGCCTCATATGGACTCGATGTTCCAATTCATAACGTGATAGCTGGGTTGGGAGGAAAGGATGTGAGACCCATGCATATCGAGAAAGCCTTGGAGGATCTAAGCGTGGGTGGATTGGAGGAGGAGAGGTGGCTGCTATGA
- a CDS encoding 3-methyl-2-oxobutanoate dehydrogenase subunit beta, whose translation MMLMRGNAACPGCPIPRELDALLEVTGERTVLVVPASCSTVIMGDSRGMPSRVPVVHSAFAASPAIASGVKSALEARGEKATVVVWAGDGGTGDIGFASLSGAAERNEDILYVCYDNEAYMNTGIQRSGLTPFGAWTTTTPSGKREWKKPVPRLIAEHGVPYVATASIAYIFDYQAKVRKAKDIVGFRYIHLLSPCPPGWRHDSSLTVEVAKLAVETGIWPLYEIERGKFRLTSISKTLTDKKKRKPVTEYLKLQGRFANLTQEQIKEIQDEVDRMWEELVKAEN comes from the coding sequence ATGATGCTCATGCGCGGTAATGCGGCCTGCCCTGGATGTCCCATTCCCAGGGAGTTAGATGCCCTCCTAGAGGTCACTGGCGAAAGGACCGTACTGGTGGTGCCTGCATCCTGCTCCACAGTAATCATGGGAGATAGCAGGGGAATGCCATCACGCGTGCCAGTGGTTCACAGTGCCTTCGCTGCCTCTCCGGCAATAGCTTCCGGGGTGAAGTCTGCCCTGGAGGCCAGGGGAGAGAAGGCCACAGTGGTGGTCTGGGCGGGAGATGGAGGGACGGGCGATATTGGTTTTGCCTCACTTAGCGGGGCTGCGGAGAGGAATGAGGACATCCTCTACGTGTGTTACGATAATGAGGCCTACATGAACACTGGAATACAGAGATCAGGCTTAACCCCCTTTGGTGCGTGGACCACGACTACTCCCTCTGGTAAGAGGGAATGGAAGAAGCCGGTTCCACGGTTAATTGCAGAACACGGAGTACCCTACGTGGCAACAGCGTCCATTGCGTATATCTTCGACTATCAGGCCAAGGTTAGAAAGGCGAAGGATATAGTAGGGTTTAGATATATCCACCTTCTCTCTCCATGCCCTCCAGGGTGGAGACATGATTCGAGCTTGACCGTGGAGGTTGCTAAACTCGCTGTGGAAACTGGGATCTGGCCGCTTTACGAGATAGAGAGGGGGAAATTCAGGTTAACGAGTATAAGCAAGACGTTAACTGACAAGAAAAAGAGGAAACCCGTGACGGAATACCTGAAGTTACAGGGAAGATTTGCCAATTTAACGCAAGAGCAGATAAAGGAGATACAGGACGAAGTTGATAGGATGTGGGAGGAACTGGTAAAGGCGGAAAACTGA
- a CDS encoding 2-oxoacid:acceptor oxidoreductase family protein, whose translation MIEISLKGRGGQGVVTAGELLTKAVIAEGKYAQSIPFFGGERRGAPVSSEVRVSDKPIPLHRRVYNPDVVTVFDTTLLEILNPLEGIKENGVLIINSDNPKKYWKNTYYVNATEIARGLGLVVAGWSVVNTAMLGALVKVTGIADPELLEEAVMEEFPGKLGELNAKAILLGSREVRALD comes from the coding sequence ATGATCGAAATCTCATTAAAGGGCAGAGGAGGTCAGGGAGTAGTCACGGCTGGAGAGCTATTGACCAAGGCGGTGATAGCAGAGGGAAAATACGCTCAATCTATCCCCTTCTTTGGAGGGGAGAGGAGAGGTGCGCCAGTGAGCAGTGAGGTGAGGGTGTCGGACAAACCAATCCCACTTCACAGGAGGGTATATAACCCGGACGTTGTGACGGTGTTTGACACAACCCTGCTCGAGATACTTAACCCCCTGGAGGGCATCAAGGAAAATGGAGTTCTCATCATAAACTCGGATAACCCTAAGAAGTATTGGAAAAATACATATTATGTTAACGCCACCGAGATAGCGAGAGGCCTTGGACTAGTTGTCGCAGGATGGAGTGTGGTTAACACGGCCATGCTCGGGGCACTAGTCAAGGTAACAGGGATAGCTGACCCTGAGCTGCTGGAGGAGGCTGTCATGGAGGAGTTCCCAGGGAAGCTTGGGGAGCTTAACGCCAAGGCGATACTCCTAGGTTCGAGGGAGGTGAGGGCCCTTGATTAA
- a CDS encoding radical SAM/SPASM domain-containing protein, translating to MALSKFNIFIDNIIFNTLTGYAMELEPWEIEKLKGGEVPDHLKEVVEEGFSTPGDLESVLEPLLNKPVLEPTLLLTYNCNFNCTYCFQKGFRKDLTVTEEVMKGFINYVRKRERGRKVRVTFFGGEPLLELKKIEEISRSLSDLKYSFSVVTNGSLLTKSVTQRLISHGLSHVQITLDGPPEVHDKRRFYVDGRGSFNTIIQNLREVQDLVKVVLRINIDVNNLNEVYTLLAKLVEEGITRIRLDPHFVHTNLFRNEWWENVIPKDLESDVLVKFWEKARGYGFEIPHDIFRLGICAAHIDEDIVVDPEGKVYPCWAFTGNPLYVKGRLTQEGEVELLNRSLSGRKSLIIHEKCKSCPYLPMCMGGCRFLSVLDGKGYHGLDCRKETYEKLVKLLKFLMR from the coding sequence ATGGCCCTATCCAAGTTCAATATTTTTATTGATAATATAATTTTCAACACACTTACCGGTTATGCCATGGAACTAGAGCCGTGGGAGATAGAGAAGTTAAAGGGTGGAGAGGTACCTGATCACCTTAAGGAAGTAGTGGAGGAGGGATTTTCAACTCCTGGCGATTTGGAGAGCGTGTTGGAGCCACTCCTCAACAAGCCTGTCCTCGAACCTACCCTTCTCCTCACATACAACTGCAATTTCAATTGTACCTACTGTTTTCAGAAGGGATTCAGGAAAGATCTCACGGTCACGGAAGAGGTGATGAAGGGTTTCATAAACTACGTGAGGAAGAGGGAAAGAGGTAGAAAGGTAAGAGTCACGTTCTTTGGGGGCGAGCCTCTCCTAGAGCTCAAGAAGATCGAGGAGATATCTAGGTCGCTCTCTGATCTGAAGTACTCCTTTAGCGTTGTCACCAATGGTTCCCTCTTGACCAAAAGTGTAACCCAAAGGCTGATATCCCACGGACTTTCGCATGTCCAGATAACCCTGGATGGACCCCCGGAAGTTCACGATAAGAGAAGGTTTTATGTAGATGGTAGAGGTTCCTTCAACACGATAATACAAAACCTGAGAGAGGTTCAGGATCTAGTGAAGGTAGTTTTGAGAATAAACATAGACGTGAATAACCTTAACGAGGTATACACTCTTCTGGCCAAATTGGTGGAGGAGGGGATAACTAGGATCAGATTGGATCCTCACTTCGTACATACCAACCTATTTAGGAACGAATGGTGGGAAAACGTGATTCCGAAGGACCTGGAATCAGACGTCCTAGTCAAGTTCTGGGAAAAGGCCAGGGGTTACGGATTTGAGATTCCCCATGACATCTTTAGACTTGGGATCTGTGCAGCACATATAGACGAAGACATCGTGGTAGATCCTGAGGGAAAGGTCTATCCATGTTGGGCTTTCACAGGGAATCCCCTATACGTGAAGGGAAGGCTCACGCAGGAAGGTGAGGTGGAGCTACTGAATCGGTCCCTATCCGGAAGGAAATCCCTCATAATCCACGAGAAATGTAAGTCATGCCCCTATCTTCCCATGTGTATGGGAGGGTGTAGGTTCCTCTCAGTCCTTGACGGAAAAGGATACCACGGTCTAGATTGCAGGAAGGAAACTTATGAAAAGCTAGTCAAGCTATTAAAGTTTCTAATGCGGTAA
- a CDS encoding MBL fold metallo-hydrolase, with translation MVSLGRIRILELVEPGFFGGVLNHNVVVVEKGPSGGLMMIDTSLPMNLEKIELYLRAWGYFLEDVSDVVVTHWHHDHAGNASELRKLGARIYAHENEVEYLKSPPRYEIAYNDVKDELKVSEEEFKSTVERIAHLEYDPVTVDVPLKGGEVLSGFRVLHVPGHTRGHIALFDGNFLVTGDAVRGVGKLTPPLRFFSWNYAEALDSFRILTSLPYSVIIPYHGEVVTRW, from the coding sequence ATGGTTAGCCTTGGTAGGATTAGAATACTTGAACTTGTGGAGCCCGGTTTCTTTGGTGGAGTCCTCAATCATAACGTAGTTGTGGTGGAGAAAGGTCCTTCGGGTGGGCTTATGATGATCGATACAAGTCTACCCATGAATCTCGAGAAGATTGAGCTCTATCTGAGGGCCTGGGGTTACTTCCTTGAGGACGTGTCAGATGTGGTTGTTACGCACTGGCACCATGATCATGCCGGAAACGCCTCGGAGTTAAGGAAGCTTGGGGCGAGAATATATGCGCACGAGAACGAGGTGGAGTACTTGAAGAGTCCACCTAGATACGAGATTGCATATAATGACGTGAAGGATGAGCTAAAGGTTTCAGAAGAGGAATTCAAGTCCACCGTGGAGAGGATAGCTCACCTCGAGTACGATCCCGTAACTGTTGACGTCCCACTTAAGGGAGGAGAAGTTCTCTCAGGTTTCAGGGTATTGCACGTCCCTGGACACACTAGGGGTCACATAGCCCTTTTTGACGGGAACTTCCTTGTGACAGGGGACGCGGTAAGGGGAGTGGGAAAACTTACTCCACCCCTGAGGTTCTTCTCCTGGAATTACGCCGAGGCACTAGACTCTTTTCGGATCCTGACTTCCCTTCCCTATTCCGTAATCATCCCATATCACGGTGAGGTGGTTACAAGATGGTAG
- a CDS encoding radical SAM/SPASM domain-containing protein has protein sequence MISISRLVSDRKEEADRIRYAGLKDRYPSVLVFNVTRNCNLRCLHCYSGSGTQLFQDLPLSTWINAVKQASDMGVKHILLSGGEPLARRDLHLIAREAWERGIRVELSTNGTMLTRERLEELKNYVDYVGVSLDGPEPIHDKFRGVEGAFAKALKGIRTAKEIGLKTGLRFTITRENYEYVDFVFDLMRKEGINRVCFYHLAYAGRADKKLDVDNFTRLKVVSKIVEYAKSGEWEVLTADNPVDGVLVYHLTGKEKVLELLRRNGGNKSGERIADVNPEGTIYPDQFTPVKIGDITDLKRIWDEPHPMVKKLRERKSLVKCSSCKFFDVCNGGLRGRALAVTGDMWEKDPSCYLDEIEKIKEKITF, from the coding sequence ATGATAAGCATATCTAGGCTGGTGTCTGATAGGAAGGAGGAGGCTGACAGGATAAGATACGCTGGCCTGAAGGACAGGTATCCCTCAGTACTAGTGTTCAACGTAACTAGAAACTGTAACCTGAGATGTCTCCACTGCTATTCCGGATCAGGAACTCAACTATTTCAGGACCTTCCTCTCTCCACGTGGATTAATGCGGTGAAGCAGGCATCAGATATGGGAGTAAAGCATATCCTTCTCTCAGGAGGGGAACCCTTGGCGAGGAGAGACCTTCACCTGATAGCTAGGGAGGCATGGGAGAGGGGAATAAGGGTGGAGCTGTCCACCAACGGGACCATGTTAACTAGGGAGAGGTTGGAGGAACTCAAGAATTACGTGGACTACGTGGGAGTCAGTTTGGACGGACCAGAGCCCATACACGATAAATTCAGGGGGGTGGAAGGTGCCTTCGCGAAGGCCTTGAAGGGAATTAGGACGGCAAAGGAGATAGGTCTAAAGACGGGACTTAGATTCACGATCACGAGGGAGAATTACGAGTACGTGGACTTCGTGTTTGACTTGATGAGGAAGGAGGGGATTAACAGGGTATGCTTTTATCACCTAGCCTATGCTGGAAGGGCAGACAAGAAACTAGACGTGGATAATTTCACTAGATTGAAGGTAGTGAGTAAGATAGTGGAATATGCCAAGTCAGGGGAGTGGGAGGTCCTGACAGCGGATAACCCGGTAGACGGAGTCCTGGTGTATCACTTGACGGGAAAGGAGAAGGTCTTAGAGCTACTCAGGAGAAATGGAGGAAACAAGTCAGGTGAGAGGATAGCTGACGTTAACCCAGAGGGTACGATTTACCCAGATCAGTTCACTCCAGTGAAGATAGGTGACATCACAGACCTGAAAAGAATATGGGACGAACCACATCCCATGGTGAAGAAACTTAGGGAAAGAAAGTCCTTGGTTAAGTGTTCTTCCTGCAAGTTCTTCGACGTGTGTAACGGCGGGCTAAGGGGAAGAGCTCTGGCGGTCACAGGCGATATGTGGGAGAAGGATCCGTCGTGCTATCTAGACGAAATAGAGAAAATAAAGGAGAAAATAACTTTTTAG
- a CDS encoding 4Fe-4S binding protein → MIKVPADIPLARPTLGSAGKTGTWRVLKPVIHYDKCTRCRLCFFYCVENTIDLEKNLYPRIDYDYCKGCGVCAQVCPTAAIEMIKEVK, encoded by the coding sequence TTGATTAAGGTTCCAGCTGACATTCCGCTGGCGAGACCCACCCTGGGGTCCGCAGGAAAAACCGGAACCTGGAGGGTTCTGAAGCCCGTGATACACTACGACAAGTGCACCAGGTGTAGACTCTGCTTCTTTTACTGCGTCGAGAACACCATTGACCTGGAGAAGAACCTCTATCCCAGGATAGACTACGATTATTGTAAGGGATGTGGTGTCTGCGCCCAGGTATGTCCTACCGCCGCAATCGAGATGATAAAGGAGGTGAAGTAG
- a CDS encoding radical SAM/SPASM domain-containing protein, whose translation MVAPYVVVLESTKACDLACKHCRAKAIPNRLPGELTTEEVKSLVDDLASSGVKLFVISGGDALKRDDIFEILEYSSAKITTALSPSGSRINVEVAKRIKDTGVSMVSISVDGPEEIHDEFRGVRGAFKMAKQAVDSLHEVKLPVQINSTISRYNVDHLQELRKTVEALRPVYWDVFMLIPTGRATKEMMITSEQAEEVMRTITKWRMEGLNVRMTCAPYLVRVMNEMGVVRPLPPDKNYGRRSVNGARGCMAGNGYAFVAYDGTVYPCGFLPIPAGNVRFRRFSEIYEQSPVFKSLREPSKLGGKCGLCEYRSVCGGCRARAFSLTENFMDEDPFCTYVPRTLRVRA comes from the coding sequence ATGGTAGCTCCATACGTTGTTGTCCTGGAAAGCACAAAGGCATGCGATCTGGCCTGTAAACACTGCAGGGCTAAGGCCATACCCAACAGGTTACCAGGAGAACTAACCACTGAGGAAGTTAAGTCCCTTGTGGATGACCTCGCCTCTTCAGGTGTGAAACTCTTCGTAATAAGTGGGGGAGATGCACTGAAGAGAGATGATATCTTTGAAATACTCGAATACTCCTCAGCGAAGATAACCACGGCGTTGTCCCCCAGTGGAAGTAGGATAAACGTGGAGGTGGCCAAACGCATCAAGGACACTGGAGTTAGTATGGTCTCCATTAGCGTAGATGGCCCCGAAGAGATACATGACGAATTCAGGGGAGTTAGGGGAGCCTTCAAAATGGCTAAACAGGCTGTGGATTCCCTACACGAGGTGAAACTACCAGTGCAGATAAATTCCACCATCAGTAGGTATAACGTGGATCATCTGCAGGAGCTTAGAAAGACGGTTGAGGCCCTGAGGCCCGTGTACTGGGACGTCTTCATGCTCATTCCCACGGGGAGAGCCACCAAGGAAATGATGATTACCTCCGAGCAAGCGGAGGAGGTAATGAGGACCATAACCAAGTGGAGGATGGAAGGCCTCAACGTGAGGATGACGTGTGCCCCCTACCTAGTGAGGGTAATGAACGAGATGGGAGTTGTGAGACCTTTACCTCCTGACAAGAACTATGGAAGAAGAAGCGTGAACGGTGCAAGGGGATGCATGGCTGGAAACGGATATGCCTTCGTCGCATATGACGGTACAGTTTATCCCTGTGGTTTCCTTCCCATTCCAGCAGGGAACGTGAGATTTAGACGGTTTAGCGAGATCTACGAACAGTCTCCAGTTTTCAAGAGTTTGAGGGAACCGTCGAAGCTAGGAGGAAAGTGTGGTTTATGCGAATATAGGTCAGTGTGCGGAGGATGCAGGGCAAGGGCCTTCAGCTTAACCGAGAACTTCATGGATGAGGACCCCTTCTGCACCTACGTTCCAAGAACGCTTAGGGTGAGAGCATGA
- a CDS encoding ParA family protein, with protein sequence MRIIILGSKGGVGKSTISLLLAKRLCELGKTVLFVDRDQIGYASWLVGIRSKGLVASVVDGEEGDYFVQRKLGKGNLQVLKFYGDGPRLKEDVKLIISDPKLRTTFNEKYQEVISLGHDFIVLDNKSTTFPSNDEIRLEITAYSGRYPNARGYRVFVTDPFKIDIENTVSFAEKLNREEVLKNLPVKIIGQALVVNMVSPGKIHDVRSDLRELSSMFSPMIFVPFLEELFSFSDDIARLPDVDEIRQLTDLIQSLENAG encoded by the coding sequence TTGCGAATAATAATACTCGGAAGCAAAGGAGGGGTAGGGAAGTCCACCATTAGTCTGCTCCTAGCAAAGAGGCTATGTGAACTTGGGAAGACGGTACTTTTCGTAGATAGAGATCAGATAGGCTACGCCTCCTGGCTAGTGGGAATCAGGAGCAAGGGCCTAGTGGCTAGCGTGGTAGATGGTGAGGAGGGGGATTACTTTGTTCAGAGGAAATTGGGAAAGGGAAATCTTCAAGTCCTCAAATTCTATGGAGATGGCCCTAGATTAAAGGAAGATGTTAAACTAATCATCTCAGACCCAAAACTAAGAACAACGTTTAACGAAAAGTATCAAGAGGTTATCTCGTTAGGTCATGACTTCATTGTTTTAGATAACAAGAGTACCACTTTTCCCTCCAATGACGAGATAAGATTAGAAATTACTGCATATTCAGGACGATATCCCAATGCCCGTGGCTATAGGGTATTCGTCACGGATCCCTTTAAGATAGACATAGAGAACACGGTGTCTTTCGCTGAGAAGTTAAACAGGGAAGAGGTCCTCAAAAACCTACCGGTTAAGATTATAGGACAAGCCCTGGTAGTTAACATGGTTTCTCCTGGCAAAATTCATGATGTGAGGAGCGACCTAAGGGAACTAAGTAGCATGTTCTCGCCCATGATTTTTGTACCTTTCTTAGAAGAATTATTCTCTTTCAGCGATGATATAGCTAGACTTCCTGACGTTGATGAAATAAGACAACTCACTGACTTAATTCAGAGCTTGGAAAACGCAGGGTGA
- a CDS encoding oxygen-binding di-iron domain-containing protein produces MTNRIVKFSLFSIKGGVGKSTIAYFLAKKLSEKYKVLLVDRDYTNTIGRIFGLKTGLINVIADKVEGKYLVQEGNLRVLTLVSILPTKLPNVKEFVEMYSKALKDIEVVITDNPPGMDEITALETEGYHLATGDSSCNAIFVTTPGLALDITLSRLSDTCESLLNSVGAKIPFGKSYIEAVPAHFLHSPGNFHFYDPISKVYFSGDMGAAIFPKDKWYLIVENFEEHVKLMEGFHRRYIPSKAAIEKWLNRIQGMDIRIIAPQHGSIFMEKDVKNFLDWLRSLDKVGLDLL; encoded by the coding sequence ATGACTAATAGGATCGTAAAGTTTTCCCTTTTTAGTATTAAGGGTGGAGTCGGTAAGTCGACTATAGCCTATTTCTTGGCCAAGAAACTCTCCGAGAAATATAAGGTTCTTCTTGTGGACAGGGATTACACGAATACTATCGGAAGAATATTCGGGCTAAAAACTGGTCTAATTAATGTGATAGCAGATAAAGTTGAAGGAAAATACTTGGTCCAGGAAGGAAACTTAAGAGTATTGACATTAGTATCAATTTTACCCACGAAACTTCCAAATGTGAAGGAATTTGTGGAAATGTACTCCAAGGCATTAAAAGACATAGAAGTTGTAATTACCGATAATCCACCTGGCATGGATGAGATAACTGCCCTTGAAACCGAAGGGTATCACCTTGCTACCGGGGATTCCAGTTGTAATGCTATCTTCGTGACGACTCCGGGATTGGCCCTTGATATAACTTTATCTCGTCTAAGTGATACTTGTGAGTCTCTACTGAACAGTGTCGGTGCAAAAATACCGTTCGGGAAGAGTTATATCGAGGCTGTTCCGGCACATTTCCTGCATTCCCCTGGGAACTTCCACTTCTACGACCCGATCTCCAAGGTATATTTCTCGGGTGATATGGGCGCAGCCATATTTCCCAAGGATAAGTGGTATTTGATCGTTGAGAACTTTGAGGAACACGTGAAGTTAATGGAAGGTTTCCACAGAAGGTATATACCCAGTAAGGCGGCGATCGAGAAATGGTTAAACAGAATTCAGGGCATGGACATACGGATAATTGCGCCACAACACGGCTCTATATTCATGGAGAAAGATGTCAAAAATTTCCTGGATTGGTTAAGAAGCCTTGATAAGGTGGGTCTGGATCTACTTTAG